The nucleotide window CCCTCGTCTATGCGTGAACGCCTACAAAGGCGGCGAATACTTCATTGCCAAGCTCGCGGCCGACTGCTGTCAGGCGATAGCCCTTGTCCGACTTCTCCAGCAGCCCTTTCTCGACGCAGACGGCAAGCTCGGGAGCAAAGCCTTCCTCCAGGCTGATGCCGAACTGTTCCGCAAAATCCGCCTCGCTCACGCCTTCGTTCATCCGCAGCCCGACCATCATGAAATCCTCCATTGCCTCTTCGCGGCTGACATCCCATTGCTCAGCGACAGGAAGACCGCCTGCTGCCGCCTCGATATAGGCCTGCACGCCCTTCACGTTCACATGCCGGCGGCCTTGTACATATCCATGTGCGCCAGCGCCCAGCCCATAATAGCTTCGATTGCGCCAGTAGCCTATATTATGCCGACTTTCCTTGCCGGGTGAAGCGAAATTGCTGATCTCGTATTGCCTGTAACCCGCAGACTCCAGCTTTTTCATAATGAGCCGGTACATGGCAAGCTCTTCTTCCTCCTCCGGAAGAGGAAGACGGTTCTGCTCGTACAGCGTATGGAACAAGGTGTGCTCCTCCACTTTCAGGCTGTACAGCGAATAATGGGGAAGCTCCAGGGCCAGCGCCTTGTCCACGCTCTGTTCCACATGGTCCAGCGACTGCTTGGGCAAGCCGAACATCAGGTCGATCGACAAGTTGTTCAGTCCGGCCGCTCTTGCCCATTCAATGCTCTGATAAACTTCATCCACACGATGAATGCGGCCGATCGCCTCCAGCAGCTCGTTCTGGAACGACTGTACGCCGAAGCTGATGCGGTTGACGCCGCCCTCGCGCATAATTTGCAGCTTGTCCGGCGCTGTCGTTCCCGGATTGGCTTCCATTGTAAACTCCAAATCCGGGCTGCGTTCGGGGAAGGCCTGATCGAGCATGTCCGTAAGAAACCGCATCTGCTCGTTGTCCAGAATGGTGGGGGTGCCCCCGCCGACAAATATGGTATCAATCTGCCCGGGAGGCACGCGCTTAACGGTTTGCTGCATTTCGGCTGCCAGGGCATGGAGGTAGTCCCATACCGGCTGACCTTGAACCGCATACGTATTGAAATCGCAATAATAGCATTTGTGCTTGCAAAACG belongs to Xylanibacillus composti and includes:
- the hemW gene encoding radical SAM family heme chaperone HemW — its product is MHHQQAPRSVYVHIPFCKHKCYYCDFNTYAVQGQPVWDYLHALAAEMQQTVKRVPPGQIDTIFVGGGTPTILDNEQMRFLTDMLDQAFPERSPDLEFTMEANPGTTAPDKLQIMREGGVNRISFGVQSFQNELLEAIGRIHRVDEVYQSIEWARAAGLNNLSIDLMFGLPKQSLDHVEQSVDKALALELPHYSLYSLKVEEHTLFHTLYEQNRLPLPEEEEELAMYRLIMKKLESAGYRQYEISNFASPGKESRHNIGYWRNRSYYGLGAGAHGYVQGRRHVNVKGVQAYIEAAAGGLPVAEQWDVSREEAMEDFMMVGLRMNEGVSEADFAEQFGISLEEGFAPELAVCVEKGLLEKSDKGYRLTAVGRELGNEVFAAFVGVHA